A region of Paenimyroides aestuarii DNA encodes the following proteins:
- a CDS encoding T9SS type B sorting domain-containing protein: MKNIYILILLLFSSVCFGQYYEQHYIAPAPWQYWNNANEIVIGTIEPNVNVVVQVSKSDGTLVTTLNVTENNPVSYIFTGAFTTTPKNNLNIIENDKGLIIEATHPVMVNVRNIASDAVGSTVANIKGNASLVSFGSEGLGLEFRVGYYRNSVQGLNMGAPVYSVMATEDNTLVNLPASTISLNKGQSYLFNAPMGSLINADKPLVMNTGNYGDTPQICGAAGQDGEDGTFDQIAPLQSLGTKYMVVRGEGSVPTIAQSQQGFGSEQTTIVASKNNTIVTIQNFNANGTVAGAPLSMFLNTGDSYTFYHGNGLDLLSSSMITSDQPIIVYSGTAVDCETDISTVLPIGGCSGSLNIQTKKFIDYNNGNLPYYGFCIIESNTVPVFVNGQNIEVLTGNLRVPIGTTGFYLITFDNVQINNPANLIITSTLPLTSSLVQQGGGFSMSAFFSSFGEAADPPVFAKRNSDCSVTLEAEDGYSQYVWYKDEINYQTTTKNTLQVTQSGSYSVQVMRDCGLSNVSVALDVEIEPCSDLEVVKERTYQKDLDVTFTITVTNRNPHFTEPNAIATDILPQGLVYVNSTTTKGVYNNTTGIWNIGSLAPNESQTLVIDCTIGSSGDYVNTSTVAGDFEDTNTKNNKDTATVEALVADLDAVKDDFRELYIPNDYLEYSIKVTNKGPQRALNVLVKDEMPHATTEMSWSGNGKSGTGDLIDIINALNPNDVVEYKVRLRVPADHKGVFTNSVDVSSEYVVDPNPVCTRCSDTDLPEFNIPRGISPNGDGDNDYLDLSYFFVSRIVIFNRYGQEVYSKNNYTNEWYGQDNNNRILPSGTYFYTAYILNNPYKTGYIEVIREVR, from the coding sequence ATGAAAAACATATATATTCTTATTTTGTTGTTGTTTTCCAGCGTGTGCTTTGGTCAATACTATGAACAACATTATATAGCTCCAGCACCTTGGCAATATTGGAACAATGCCAACGAAATTGTTATAGGAACTATAGAACCCAATGTAAATGTGGTAGTACAAGTTAGTAAGAGTGATGGTACTTTGGTTACTACTTTGAATGTCACTGAAAACAACCCAGTTTCGTACATATTTACGGGTGCTTTCACAACTACACCTAAAAACAATTTGAATATTATTGAAAACGATAAAGGATTAATCATAGAGGCTACACATCCTGTAATGGTAAATGTTAGGAATATTGCTTCAGATGCAGTTGGAAGTACTGTGGCTAATATAAAAGGCAATGCATCATTAGTAAGTTTTGGTTCGGAAGGATTGGGGTTGGAATTCAGGGTAGGGTACTATCGAAATTCTGTTCAAGGGTTAAATATGGGAGCACCCGTATATTCAGTTATGGCAACAGAAGATAATACATTGGTTAATTTACCTGCGAGTACTATTTCACTGAATAAAGGACAAAGCTATTTGTTTAACGCTCCTATGGGATCTTTGATAAACGCAGATAAGCCCCTTGTTATGAATACTGGAAATTATGGAGATACCCCGCAAATTTGTGGAGCAGCAGGTCAAGATGGCGAAGATGGAACATTTGATCAAATTGCACCTCTTCAATCATTAGGAACTAAGTACATGGTGGTGCGGGGAGAAGGAAGCGTACCAACAATCGCCCAGTCACAACAAGGTTTTGGTTCGGAACAAACTACAATTGTAGCTTCAAAAAACAATACTATAGTTACCATTCAAAATTTCAATGCAAACGGAACTGTAGCCGGTGCACCATTATCAATGTTTTTAAACACTGGCGATTCCTATACATTTTACCATGGAAATGGATTAGATTTGTTATCATCATCAATGATTACTTCTGATCAACCTATAATTGTTTACTCAGGAACAGCTGTTGATTGTGAAACCGATATTTCAACTGTTTTGCCTATTGGAGGTTGCTCAGGATCATTGAATATCCAAACCAAAAAGTTTATAGACTATAATAATGGAAACTTACCCTACTATGGATTTTGCATTATTGAAAGTAATACGGTTCCGGTTTTTGTGAACGGACAGAATATCGAAGTGCTTACAGGAAATTTGAGAGTACCTATTGGAACCACCGGTTTTTATTTAATTACTTTTGATAATGTACAAATAAATAATCCAGCCAATCTAATTATCACTTCTACGTTGCCATTAACCTCAAGTTTGGTGCAGCAAGGTGGAGGCTTTTCAATGTCGGCATTTTTCTCCTCTTTTGGTGAAGCTGCTGATCCTCCCGTGTTTGCAAAAAGAAATAGTGATTGCAGTGTAACATTAGAAGCCGAGGATGGTTACAGTCAATATGTATGGTATAAAGATGAAATAAATTATCAAACAACAACAAAAAACACTCTTCAAGTAACCCAATCGGGTAGTTATTCTGTACAAGTGATGCGCGACTGCGGATTATCAAACGTATCTGTAGCTTTAGATGTAGAAATTGAACCATGTTCCGATCTGGAAGTAGTAAAAGAACGCACGTATCAAAAAGATTTGGATGTAACTTTCACAATAACCGTTACAAACCGAAATCCACATTTTACTGAACCCAACGCCATTGCCACCGATATACTGCCGCAAGGCTTAGTTTATGTTAATTCCACTACAACAAAAGGTGTTTATAACAATACTACTGGTATTTGGAATATAGGTTCATTAGCGCCCAATGAATCGCAAACTTTAGTAATAGATTGCACTATTGGATCTTCAGGTGATTATGTAAATACTTCAACAGTTGCTGGGGATTTTGAAGATACAAATACTAAAAATAATAAAGATACAGCAACAGTAGAAGCATTAGTTGCAGATCTTGATGCAGTTAAAGATGATTTTAGAGAACTTTACATTCCAAACGATTATTTAGAATATTCAATAAAAGTAACCAATAAAGGACCACAACGAGCATTAAATGTACTTGTGAAAGATGAAATGCCACATGCCACAACAGAGATGAGTTGGAGTGGAAATGGCAAATCTGGAACGGGAGATTTGATAGATATAATTAATGCTTTAAACCCTAATGATGTAGTAGAGTATAAGGTTCGTTTAAGAGTACCCGCAGATCATAAAGGTGTCTTTACAAACAGCGTAGATGTTAGTTCTGAGTATGTAGTTGATCCAAACCCGGTATGTACTAGATGTTCGGATACAGATCTTCCCGAATTTAATATTCCTCGTGGAATTTCTCCTAATGGTGATGGGGATAATGATTACCTAGATTTGTCGTACTTCTTTGTGAGTAGAATTGTTATCTTTAATAGATATGGACAAGAAGTATATTCTAAAAATAATTATACGAATGAATGGTATGGTCAAGACAACAATAATAGAATATTACCATCAGGTACCTATTTTTATACTGCATATATTCTGAATAATCCATACAAAACAGGCTATATAGAAGTTATCAGAGAGGTGAGGTAA
- a CDS encoding helix-turn-helix domain-containing protein, producing the protein MTKSKQLSRSDEISVDYFHFLDHHINEVVTGKALSFLELNEIASELAISHQHLSDTIQKKFGQHPCYFYDHKIIEVAKKMLLETNLSIAEVARRLTYDPSNFSKFFKKFTGETPGKFRKKTVP; encoded by the coding sequence ATGACGAAATCTAAACAATTAAGCAGAAGCGATGAAATATCTGTTGATTATTTTCATTTCTTAGATCATCATATTAATGAAGTGGTGACTGGAAAAGCACTTTCATTTTTAGAACTTAATGAAATTGCTAGTGAATTAGCTATTTCTCACCAACATTTATCTGACACAATTCAAAAAAAATTTGGTCAACATCCTTGCTATTTTTATGATCATAAAATCATTGAAGTAGCAAAAAAAATGCTCCTAGAAACAAATTTATCCATTGCCGAAGTGGCAAGAAGGCTTACTTATGACCCTTCTAATTTTTCGAAATTTTTTAAAAAATTCACTGGCGAAACTCCTGGTAAATTCCGAAAAAAAACTGTTCCTTGA
- a CDS encoding DoxX family protein — translation MLLKILNTGFIFGAIFMGLKQGYAMLSGKPEMLNMFARFGFSKTAVMINGVVTMLAALLILFPKTFVWGNFIMATGILMIICLQLLNKDLKGVAVEIPFLLLNLLIIYLQHPLKST, via the coding sequence ATGTTGCTAAAAATTTTAAACACCGGATTTATTTTTGGTGCTATCTTCATGGGCTTAAAGCAAGGTTATGCAATGCTTTCAGGCAAACCAGAAATGCTTAATATGTTCGCTAGATTTGGTTTTTCTAAAACAGCAGTGATGATTAACGGAGTTGTTACAATGCTTGCTGCCCTTTTAATTCTTTTTCCAAAAACATTTGTTTGGGGCAATTTTATAATGGCTACTGGCATTTTAATGATTATTTGTTTACAATTATTGAATAAGGATTTAAAAGGTGTGGCAGTTGAAATTCCTTTTTTATTATTGAATTTACTGATTATCTATTTGCAGCATCCTTTAAAATCAACTTAA
- a CDS encoding potassium channel family protein produces the protein MKTFLQKRKYELLLAALIQHLFIGIVVEDIPFYIEVLWPLNMVFLGLASIGVFIEKGKAKNFIKNVLTILVIALPVLLPFFKEITWFMKLLNICYVIFYFFIFLEIFKFLTKPSYINTDIISASACGLLLLLEAFVFMLQIFAYTDPNSFKGLDYSSPAHTFIDLVYFCSITLTTIGYGDITPNSYQTKLITSLIGIIGQFYSVVLVGIIISKFSSKTNTH, from the coding sequence ATGAAAACATTTTTACAAAAACGAAAATACGAACTGCTTCTTGCAGCACTTATTCAACATCTTTTTATTGGGATTGTGGTAGAAGATATTCCTTTTTATATAGAAGTGTTATGGCCGCTTAATATGGTGTTTTTAGGGTTGGCAAGTATTGGTGTGTTTATTGAAAAAGGCAAAGCAAAAAACTTCATAAAAAATGTTTTAACCATCTTGGTAATAGCTCTTCCCGTGCTGCTCCCCTTTTTTAAGGAAATCACATGGTTTATGAAGCTTTTAAATATTTGCTATGTAATTTTTTATTTTTTCATTTTTCTTGAGATTTTTAAGTTTTTAACAAAACCCAGCTATATCAATACAGATATCATCTCGGCATCGGCTTGCGGGCTTTTATTGCTGTTGGAAGCATTTGTATTTATGCTGCAGATTTTTGCATATACCGATCCAAATTCGTTCAAAGGTCTTGACTATAGCAGTCCGGCACACACGTTTATAGATTTGGTATATTTTTGCTCTATTACCCTAACCACAATAGGATATGGCGATATTACACCTAATTCGTATCAAACCAAACTCATCACATCGCTCATTGGTATCATTGGTCAATTTTATTCGGTTGTTTTGGTGGGAATTATAATTAGTAAATTTTCTAGTAAAACAAACACCCATTAA
- a CDS encoding SDR family oxidoreductase, whose protein sequence is MLRNDLNGKIVLIAGGAKNLGGLLSRNFAAKGAKVAIHYNSDSTKTDAEQTLNDIKNAGGEAFLFQADLTKVENISKLFLEAKQQFGGIDIAINTVGMVLKKPFLDTTEADYDTMFDINSKVAYFFIQEAGKHLNDNGKINTILTSLLAAYTGLYSTYAGAKAPVEHFTRMASKEFGHRGISVSAVAPGPMDTPFFYGQEAPEAVAYHKSASALGGLTDIKDIAPLVEFLVTDGWWITGQTIFANGGYTTR, encoded by the coding sequence ATGTTACGAAACGATTTAAACGGAAAAATAGTACTAATTGCTGGTGGAGCTAAAAATTTAGGCGGATTATTGAGCCGAAATTTTGCGGCGAAAGGTGCAAAAGTAGCTATTCATTACAATAGCGACAGTACAAAAACCGATGCGGAACAAACTTTAAATGACATTAAGAACGCCGGCGGAGAAGCATTTTTATTTCAGGCAGACTTAACAAAGGTAGAGAATATATCAAAGTTATTCCTTGAAGCTAAACAGCAATTTGGCGGTATTGACATTGCCATCAATACTGTTGGAATGGTGCTTAAAAAACCTTTTTTAGATACTACCGAAGCTGATTACGACACCATGTTTGATATCAACTCTAAAGTGGCATACTTTTTCATCCAAGAAGCCGGTAAACATTTGAATGACAATGGTAAAATCAATACTATTTTAACTTCTTTATTGGCAGCCTATACTGGTTTGTATTCTACCTATGCTGGTGCTAAAGCTCCTGTTGAGCATTTCACACGAATGGCTTCTAAAGAATTTGGTCATCGCGGAATTTCGGTTTCGGCAGTTGCACCCGGACCAATGGACACACCTTTTTTCTATGGTCAAGAAGCACCTGAAGCTGTTGCCTATCACAAATCTGCTTCGGCTTTGGGCGGTTTAACAGATATTAAAGACATTGCTCCTTTAGTAGAATTTTTGGTAACTGATGGCTGGTGGATTACAGGGCAAACCATTTTTGCAAACGGTGGTTATACTACACGCTAA
- a CDS encoding bestrophin family protein, producing the protein MNAGRRFSPTEFIMWTRRTIYKVFILSLIPTLCYFLGAHFILLPWQPITILGTAVAFIVGFKNNASYARLWEARQIYGAIINDSRSFAYSLRDALNGSNNEVKTIFYRHFAWLTALRFQLRDPRTWENMTEKSNEEYLQYYAIPERVSNIENELKPFLSADEYSYILQKKNRATQLSALQSKHLAQLYKDGAINDFQWNLLQQSLTKFTDHQGKAERIKNFPYPRNFSSITTYLLFLFVLSVPFGLLNEFDKLGTNTIIEGYSVWLNVPFSMILTWVFITLDTVGESSMNPFEGSANDVPITQISRTIEIDMRDMLDEENLPPAITPTNNIVL; encoded by the coding sequence ATGAACGCAGGAAGAAGATTTAGCCCAACAGAGTTCATTATGTGGACCCGCAGAACCATTTACAAAGTTTTTATACTTTCTCTAATCCCCACATTGTGTTATTTTTTAGGCGCTCATTTTATATTGTTGCCTTGGCAGCCCATCACTATTTTAGGTACGGCCGTGGCTTTTATCGTTGGTTTTAAAAACAATGCCAGCTATGCCCGCTTGTGGGAAGCCCGACAAATTTACGGTGCCATTATCAACGACAGCCGTTCGTTTGCTTATTCGCTTCGAGATGCTTTGAATGGATCCAATAACGAGGTTAAAACGATTTTTTACAGACACTTTGCTTGGTTAACTGCCCTGCGTTTTCAACTACGTGATCCACGCACTTGGGAAAATATGACCGAAAAATCAAATGAAGAATATTTACAGTATTATGCAATACCCGAAAGAGTATCTAACATTGAAAACGAGTTAAAACCTTTTTTGTCAGCAGATGAATATTCATACATCTTACAAAAGAAAAACCGTGCCACACAACTTTCGGCTTTGCAGTCAAAACATTTGGCGCAATTGTACAAAGACGGTGCTATTAACGATTTTCAATGGAATTTACTGCAACAATCGCTAACAAAATTTACCGATCATCAAGGGAAAGCAGAGCGTATTAAGAATTTTCCGTACCCGCGTAACTTCAGTTCTATAACCACTTATCTACTGTTTTTGTTTGTGTTGTCTGTTCCGTTTGGTTTGCTGAATGAATTTGACAAACTAGGCACAAATACTATTATCGAAGGGTATTCGGTTTGGTTAAACGTACCTTTTTCAATGATTTTAACTTGGGTATTTATTACCTTAGATACCGTTGGCGAAAGTTCAATGAACCCTTTTGAAGGCAGTGCAAACGATGTTCCCATTACACAAATAAGCCGTACCATCGAAATTGATATGCGCGATATGTTAGATGAAGAAAATCTTCCACCAGCAATTACTCCGACGAATAATATTGTTTTATAA